A region from the Mercenaria mercenaria strain notata chromosome 7, MADL_Memer_1, whole genome shotgun sequence genome encodes:
- the LOC123553841 gene encoding uncharacterized protein LOC123553841, with translation MDITGILRHDKERILNEDCTHIHEPHNNSTIRVKRVDLCSLTCAIISTLACIFACLCVIYCHIVLEEIRANHLNIEKFRISASRANIKAGVSNDNSKLVDYNSAGNNAFGDSDTDVYETEDFEDDKNNIAQLDSSLDLTAGLSSETFHFGEKKEQRVRRGTKEDIKACRKKCKGTGREKRKCKRACRKNAPTNVQGININSQINLPAAHFEANMRDEQTQILADTRYNQVKKEDEGPLQIFKQADWVKDSSPVYFSNDSVATTKSSGIFLVYAQAYIGGVEPEKSIIVVQQRDGKEVNALSCDNGVNSGHASEQMQTCSVFGLMKLEKGDTIEIQRSEATVGINLDVDKTFFGLVQLSGIAVK, from the exons ATGGATATTACGGGTATTTTGAGACATGATAAAGAAAGGATTTTAAACGAGGACTGTACACACATTCATGAACCGCACAATAATTCCACAATTAGAGTAAAAAGAGTGGATTTGTGTTCCTTGACCTGTGCAATAATCAgcactctggcatgtatttttgCATGCTTATGTGTTATTTACTGTCACATAGTCTTGGAGGAAATAAGGGCAAATCATCTTAACATAGAAAAATTTAGAATCTCAGCGTCTAGGGCCAATATTAAAGCGGGAGTATCTAATGACAACAGTAAGTTAGTGGATTACAACAGTGCAGGCAACAATGCATTTGGTGATTCTGACACTGATGTATACGAAACTGAAGATTTTGAAGACGATAAGAATAATATTGCTCAGCTCGACAGTAGTCTGGATCTAACTGCTGGTTTATCAAGTGAAACTTTCCATTTTGGTGAAAAG AAGGAACAAAGGGTGAGGCGGGGTACGAAGGAAGACATAAAAGCATGTAGGAAGAAGTGCAAGGGGACAGGTCGAGAAAAGAGAAAATGCAAGAGGGCTTGCA GAAAAAATGCACCAACGAATGTTCAAGGGATCAACATCAATTCACAA ATAAATCTGCCTGCTGCACACTTTGAGGCCAATATGAGAGATGAGCAAACGCAGATACTAGCGGACACACGGTATAATCAGGTCAAGAAAGAAG ATGAAGGACCTTTACAGATATTTAAACAAGCTGACTGGGTAAAGGATTCCTCCCCGGTATATTTTAGCAACGATTCTGTTGCTACGACTAAATCTTCAGGGATATTTCTCGTATACGCTCAg GCGTACATAGGAGGAGTGGAACCGGAAAAGTCAATCATTGTGGTACAACAAAGGGACGGGAAAGAGGTAAACGCCCTCTCCTGCGACAATGGTGTTAACTCGGGTCATGCTTCGGAACAAATGCAAACATGTTCTGTGTTCGGATTAATGAAATTAGAAAAGGGTGATACAATAGAAATCCAAAGAAGTGAGGCTACAGTAGGAATAAATCTAGATGTAGATAAAACCTTTTTTGGTCTAGTCCAGCTCAGCGGCATTGCAGTGAAATAA
- the LOC123553840 gene encoding uncharacterized protein LOC123553840 isoform X2 — MDTIKGVCLHDKESLLTEDYRSLPSHKNRTRNSRCVDILYVGIFFTAVLACIVSCVCAIYCHKALSDIKKLQHDTEHGISEARTTQLPQFSEWAYDIDTNSDEREDYDFLDDLDEVEIEELYSDDIDENEVDEDENVDGSGDRVRKRRSNAKSCEAKCQKRKGNRRNRCLKKCKTGGRQTKQAINLPAAQFEVKFTDEEIKDTVKAEFNSYVNTEDVPLKIFKAANWVDERKSPVKFNNSIAKAKSAGIYLVYAQAYIGGKEPEKAVVVVQKRGGKDLNAFSCRTGVHPDHYDSMSSQLQTCSVLSLMNVEEGDTIEIQRSATTSQIILDKDKTYFGIVQLSGSKKTRN; from the exons aTGGACACTATCAAGGGTGTTTGTTTGCATGATAAAGAAAGTCTGCTAACAGAGGATTATCGTAGTCTGCCTTCGCACAAGAATCGTACCCGGAACTCAAGATGTGTAGACATATTGTACGTCGGTATTTTTTTTACCGCAGTTCTCGCCTGTATCGTTTCGTGTGTCTGTGCAATCTACTGTCACAAGGCTCTGTCTGACATAAAGAAATTACAACACGATACAGAGCATGGGATCTCAGAGGCAAGAACGACACAGTTACCGCAATTTTCTGAATGGGCATATGATATAGATACAAACTCGGATGAAAGGGAAGACTATGATTTTTTGGATGACTTGGATGAGGTTGAAATAGAGGAACTATATTCTGACGATATAGATGAAAATGAGGTTGATGAAGATGAAAATGTTGACGGGTCTGGG GATCGTGTAAGAAAGCGTCGTTCCAATGCTAAATCATGTGAAGCCAAATGTCAGAAAAGGAAAGGGAACAGACGTAACAGatgtttaaagaaatgtaaaacaG GAGGTAGACAGACTAAACAAGCG ATTAATCTACCAGCAGCTCAGTTTGAAGTGAAATTTACAGACGAAGAGATTAAGGACACAGTTAAAGCTGAATTTAACTCATACGTCAACACAG AGGATGTTCCGCTTAAAATATTCAAGGCTGCTAACTGGGTTGACGAAAGAAAATCACCTGTGAAATTCAACAATTCAATTGCCAAAGCAAAATCCGCAGGCATCTATCTTGTCTATGCCCAG GCATATATAGGAGGAAAAGAACCTGAAAAGGCGGTTGTAGTTGTGCAAAAGCGTGGCGGTAAAGACCTCAACGCATTTTCGTGTCGAACAGGCGTTCACCCAGACCATTATGACAGTATGTCCAGCCAGCTTCAGACATGTTCAGTTCTTAGTCTTATGAATGTAGAGGAGGGAGATACTATTGAAATTCAGAGAAGTGCTACAACGTCACAAATAATACTGGACAAAGACAAGACGTATTTCGGTATTGTACAACTCAGTGGGAGCAAGAAAACGAGGAACTGA
- the LOC123553840 gene encoding uncharacterized protein LOC123553840 isoform X1, which yields MDTIKGVCLHDKESLLTEDYRSLPSHKNRTRNSRCVDILYVGIFFTAVLACIVSCVCAIYCHKALSDIKKLQHDTEHGISEARTTQLPQFSEWAYDIDTNSDEREDYDFLDDLDEVEIEELYSDDIDENEVDEDENVDGSGDRVRKRRSNAKSCEAKCQKRKGNRRNRCLKKCKTGGRQTKQAINLPAAQFEVKFTDEEIKDTVKAEFNSYVNTGTCSIIKGLDGKLCLNRTYVPEKKDVPLKIFKAANWVDERKSPVKFNNSIAKAKSAGIYLVYAQAYIGGKEPEKAVVVVQKRGGKDLNAFSCRTGVHPDHYDSMSSQLQTCSVLSLMNVEEGDTIEIQRSATTSQIILDKDKTYFGIVQLSGSKKTRN from the exons aTGGACACTATCAAGGGTGTTTGTTTGCATGATAAAGAAAGTCTGCTAACAGAGGATTATCGTAGTCTGCCTTCGCACAAGAATCGTACCCGGAACTCAAGATGTGTAGACATATTGTACGTCGGTATTTTTTTTACCGCAGTTCTCGCCTGTATCGTTTCGTGTGTCTGTGCAATCTACTGTCACAAGGCTCTGTCTGACATAAAGAAATTACAACACGATACAGAGCATGGGATCTCAGAGGCAAGAACGACACAGTTACCGCAATTTTCTGAATGGGCATATGATATAGATACAAACTCGGATGAAAGGGAAGACTATGATTTTTTGGATGACTTGGATGAGGTTGAAATAGAGGAACTATATTCTGACGATATAGATGAAAATGAGGTTGATGAAGATGAAAATGTTGACGGGTCTGGG GATCGTGTAAGAAAGCGTCGTTCCAATGCTAAATCATGTGAAGCCAAATGTCAGAAAAGGAAAGGGAACAGACGTAACAGatgtttaaagaaatgtaaaacaG GAGGTAGACAGACTAAACAAGCG ATTAATCTACCAGCAGCTCAGTTTGAAGTGAAATTTACAGACGAAGAGATTAAGGACACAGTTAAAGCTGAATTTAACTCATACGTCAACACAG GCACGTGCAGTATTATAAAGGGACTTGATGGAAAGCTTTGTTTGAATAGAACATATGTTCCAGAGAAAA AGGATGTTCCGCTTAAAATATTCAAGGCTGCTAACTGGGTTGACGAAAGAAAATCACCTGTGAAATTCAACAATTCAATTGCCAAAGCAAAATCCGCAGGCATCTATCTTGTCTATGCCCAG GCATATATAGGAGGAAAAGAACCTGAAAAGGCGGTTGTAGTTGTGCAAAAGCGTGGCGGTAAAGACCTCAACGCATTTTCGTGTCGAACAGGCGTTCACCCAGACCATTATGACAGTATGTCCAGCCAGCTTCAGACATGTTCAGTTCTTAGTCTTATGAATGTAGAGGAGGGAGATACTATTGAAATTCAGAGAAGTGCTACAACGTCACAAATAATACTGGACAAAGACAAGACGTATTTCGGTATTGTACAACTCAGTGGGAGCAAGAAAACGAGGAACTGA
- the LOC123553842 gene encoding uncharacterized protein LOC123553842 isoform X2: MCCKNSWKTAGDLGEFNAECTCYKWFRRTCGLFFLVCFIAVACCVYCTFVLLTIREIGNSCRNNQHKIHINNEKIVQQGITENEKDIQSQIYNQVNITSDMHVYTARFKRAKERKKKCKCPKMLAGHYEQKTKPEYFEGISDYTDTKLIKPCQYIEKLKGNLCKAGDFKSETKTLQVFQPTPSLKAKSNPFKGIENGRFITKKKGTYLVYAQVGICSPKGVILRFKRIPTNEGYSLEERQQ; this comes from the exons atgtgttgcaaaaATTCCTGGAAAACTGCTGGAGATTTAGGTGAATTCAATGCAGAATGTACTTGTTATAAATGGTTTCGACGCACATGCGGACTGTTTTTTCTAGTTTGTTTTATTGCAGTTGCTTGTTGTGTCTATTGTACATTTGTTCTTCTTACTATCCGGGAAATAGGCAATTCCTGCAGAAATAATCAACATAAAATCCATATCAACAATGAAAAGATAGTACAGCAAGGCATCACAGAAAATGAAAAGGACATTCAATCTCAG ATCTATAATCAAGTGAATATCACAAGCGACATGCATGTTTATACCGCCAGATTCAAACGGGCCAAAGAACGCAAGAAGAAATGCAAATGTCCAAAG ATGTTGGCTGGACATTATGAGCAAAAAACAAAGCCTGAATACTTCGAAGGAATATCAGACTATACCGATACCAAACTGATCA AGCCGTGCCAATACATCGAGAAGTTGAAAGGCAATCTTTGCAAAGCGGGAGATTTCAAATCTGAGA caaaaacaCTTCAAGTGTTTCAACCGACTCCATCTTTGAAAGcgaaatcaaatccatttaaagGGATTGAAAATGGTAGATTTATTACAAAGAAGAAAGGCACATACCTAGTGTATGCACAGGTAGGAATATGCTCTCCAAAAG GTGTCA